From Apium graveolens cultivar Ventura chromosome 9, ASM990537v1, whole genome shotgun sequence, the proteins below share one genomic window:
- the LOC141685397 gene encoding uncharacterized protein LOC141685397 yields the protein MAYGTEALVPVEVGLESYRTEVYNMETNNFGLRANVDLLEEEREAAHQKNMKYLLKTAQHNDSNIKKRSFGVGDLVLREMVALIPTKQGKLQPNWEGPYKVTEVVHPGTYKLETLSGEAIKNTWHASRLRKFYQ from the coding sequence ATGGCCTATGGAACCGAAGCCCTGGTCCCTGTCGAAGTAGGATTGGAATCATACCGAACTGAGGTCTACAATATGGAAACCAACAACTTTGGACTAAGGGCGAATGTGGACTTATTGGAGGAAGAAAGAGAAGCTGCCCACCAAAAGAACATGAAATACTTGCTAAAAACGGCCCAACATAATGACTCCAATATTAAGAAGAGGTCGTTCGGAGTAGGAGACCTAGTCCTGAGGGAGATGGTTGCTCTTATACCGACCAAACAAGGAAAACTTCAGCCTAACTGGGAAGGGCCTTATAAGGTGACCGAGGTCGTTCACCCAGGAACATACAAGCTTGAAACACTATCGGGCGAAGCAATCAAAAACACCTGGCATGCCAGTCGCCTTCGAAAGTTTTATCAGTAA